ACTATCTCGAAATGGGAAAAATGCTTCGCTCGCCATCGCGCAACCGGTGACATCTAGGCCTAAATCTTTGGCTTTTAACAGTGCACATTTAGCCGCATCCACACGACTAGTCATCCCCATACCGATGCCAACCATCGCAGCATCTTTGACATAAACGACACAATTTGATTTTGTCAAAGAAGCAACTTTGTAAGCAATCTCAAGATCATGCATCTCATGAGCACTCGCAGTACGTTCGCTCACGCATTTTGATTTTTCAACCTCATCGTTTGCAACGCGATCGCTATTTTGATACACAAATCCGCCATCAACATGCTTGAAATCATACGCATCTTCATTTTGGACAAGATATTTACTCTCTTGTGTGAAGATTTTGATACGTTTTTTAGAAGCAAATACTTCCAGTGCATCCGCATCAACATTGGCCGCGATAATCACCTCGACAAAAATCTCATTGATTTTATTGGCCAATGCGACATCCAAAGTACCATTGATAGCAACCACACCACCATAAGCAGAAATCGGGTCACATTGTAATGCTTTCGTATAAGAATCCAACACATTTGCTCCAATTGCAAAACCACAAGGATTGGCATGTTTGATGATAGAAACTGCCGGTGCTTCCCCAAAAGAGGCTGCGATTTTAAGCGCCCCATTGATATCGGTTAAGTTATTAAAACTTGCCTCGCCTTTGAGGGTTTTAAAATTATTACTAAAGAAGTAATCAAACTCATACAAAGCGCCTTTTTGATGTGGATTTTCGCCATATCTTGTATCAAATGCTTTTGAGCCCACGATAAATTGCTGTGCCCCAAAACCATCATGAAATTTTTTGTTCATGTAGTTGGCAATCATACTATCATATGCTGCGGTATGTTCAAACGCTTTGATCATAAAATCACGTCTGAAATCGACATCATTTTTGCCCTCTTTTATCGCTTCAATCACACGATCATAATCATTGACATCAGTCACAATCAAGACATCATTGAAGTTTTTAGCAGCACTTCGTACCATCGCTGGACCGCCAATATCGATATTTTCAATAATCTCATCAAAATCATCGGTTTTTGTTATCGTCTCTTTAAAAGGATAAAGATTGACACACACCAAATCAATCCCTTTGATATCATGTTCTTGTGCCATTTGGACATGAGATTCAAGATCTCTACGATGCAAAATTCCTCCGTGAATGTAAGGGTTTAGAGTTTTTACCCTACCATCAAACATCTCAGGAAATTTTGTCACTTCGCTGATTTCAATCGCTTGAATTCCTGCCTCTTTTAAAAGTCTAAAAGTCCCACCTGTTGACACGATTTCGTAACCTAAAGATTCTAACTCTTTAGCAAACGAAGCGATGCCCTCTTTGTCGCTGACGCTAATCAATGCTCTCATTGTAATCCTTATTTTATATTAAAGCGTTTATTATATAATAACGCAGTTTTAATAAGGATAAAAAAATGACCGGCTTTGACCAACAAATCAATAGAATAGATACTAATTGCGAAAAATGGAATAAATATAAAGACCAAGATATCATCCCAGCTTGGGTTGCTGATATGGATTTTCAATCCCCTCCTTCACTTATCCAAGCACTCACAGAAAGAGTCGAACATGGAATATTTGGTTATACAGGCATGGACGATGCTACGATTGAAGCGACGATTGCTTTTGTAAAAAGACAACACAATTGGGACATTAAAAAAGAGTGGATTGTGTGGACTCATGGTGTGGTTGTGAGCATGAACCTCGTATGTCGTATGCTCGCAGCAGATGAAGAGGTCATCACCACAACACCTATCTATCCACACTTTGTCAAAGCACCTCATAATGCGAAGAAAACACTCACACAAGTACCCTTGAAAAATATCGATAACCGATGGACCATCGATTTTGATACCTTTGAATCATCGATTACGCCCTCATGCAAACTCATGTTACTGTGCAACCCTTATAATCCAGGGGGTACGGTCTTTACACGAGAGGAATTAGAGCGTTTGAGTGCGATATGTATTGCTCATGATCTCATAATTTGCTCTGATGAAATTCACGCAGACCTCGTCATCAATCCTGCGGCAAAACATATTCCGATTGCGTCACTAAACTCAGATATCCAAAAGAGAAGTATCACGCTCATGGCACCTAGTAAGACTTTTAATATCGCAGGACTTCAAAGTTCTTTTGTTATTATCCCAGACAAAGAACTCAGAGTGCGTTTTCAAAAAGAACTCAGAGGACTTGGCGGAGATATCAATGTGCTAGCCATCACTGCTACCCGTGTGGCTTATCAAGATGGCGATACGTGGTTGGCAGATTTAAAATCTTATCTTTTAGAAAACTTCAAAATGATTCAAGCATTTGTCGAACACAATAAAAATCTAAAAATGCTCCATCATGATGCCACATTTTTAGCATGGATTGATTGCTCACAACTCAATACGCCCCATCCTTATGAACTCTTTTTGAAATACGGTGTAGGGCTTAGTGATGGCTCGGGATTTGGAGACAAAAATTTTGTCAGACTGAATTTTGGAACGGATAAAAAAACATTAACACAAATCTTATCGCGAATGCAACACGCTCTAAATTCCCTAAAATAGAATTCTAATGTGCCGCTTCGCTTCTCACATAAAAGAATAAAATATCCATTTCTTGTTGGGTCAAGAAATAGGTTGGCATGACTTTATGTGTGCTGCGAAGTGCCTCAAAAAATACCTCTTTTTTCAAATCATTGATCGGAGGTGCCTTCAAGACGCGCGGTTTGCCTTTGACTTTATAATGAGCGATAATCTTACCCTCGCCTTTTTTACCGTGACATTCATCGCATCCGATGCCTCTTGGGTTCACATAAAGCATCTTGGCATACTCCATTTTTGTGATAAAATCTTCGCCAAAAACAGACACACACAATAAAAAAACCAGAAAAAATATTCTCATAACACTCACTTTATCAACTATTTAATACTAATTTGTTATGATACTGAATATTTATTAAAAGAGAGTAAAAAGTCCATGAAGATTTTAGATGGTAAAGCATTATCTAGTAAAATACGAGCCCAAATCAAAGATGAAATCGATGATTTGAAAAAGAGCAATATCACTCCCGGTCTTGCTGTTATTTTGGTAGGAGACAATCCTGCGAGTAAGACGTATGTTGGCATGAAAGAAAAAGCCTGTGAAGAGACAGGAGTCTATTCTATCGTTCATAAAATGCCCAATTCTATCTCCCAAGAAAAGATTCTTGAAACCATTAAGATGATCAATGAAAATGACAATATTGATGGGGTATTAGTCCAATTGCCACTCCCAAAACAGATTGATACAGAGAAGATTTTGGAATCTCTCAATCCTGATAAAGATGTTGATGGGTTTCATCCTTTTAATGTCGGTAGATTGGTGGCTGGACTTGATAGTTTCGTGCCATGTACACCACTGGGGGTCATGCGACTTTTGGAAGAGTATCACATCAATGTCCAAGGCTTAGATGTCTGTATTGTCGGGGCGAGTAATATCGTCGGCAAACCGATGATGAATCTGATGCTCAACGCCGGTGCGACGGTCGATATCTGCCATATTTTTACAAAAAACCTCAAAGACCATACAAGCAAAGCTGATATCGTGGTTGTGGGCGTCGGCAAAGCCGGACTCATTACAGAAGATATGGTAAAAGAAGGGGCGATTGTGATTGATATTGGTATTAACCGACTTGAAAATGGTAAATTAGTCGGTGATGTTGATTATGATGCTACCGCACCAAAATGCTCTTATATTACACCCGTACCTGGTGGCGTGGGTCCGATGACCATTGCGATGCTACTACGCAATACCCTCAAAGCTGCGAAAAAAAGAAAAGGATCATCTATTGAATCATGAGATACAACATAAGACAACAGCTTCTGTGAATATACGTCAAAGCAGAGGAATCACACAATGAGCAAATTAAAAAAACTTTATAAATTTTCAAACAGTTGGACGGGTACGGTTATTATCGTATTACTTGTCATATTTTTTGTAGCACAAGCTTTTGTAATCCCAAGTGGTAGTATGAAAAACACCCTCCTCATAGGGGATCATCTTTTTGTCAAAAAATTCTCTTATGGTGTGCCGGTGCCACATATTCCTTGGATTGAGGTTCCCGTATTGCCAGATTTTAGAGGCAATGGTCACTTAATCGATGCAGAGGGTCCACGACGTGGTGATATTGTCGTCTTTAGATATCCTAAAAATGTCAAAGTACATTATGTCAAACGTTGTGTTGCCTTAGGTGGCGATGAGATACTCTATGCCAATAAAACGCTCTATCTCAGATTTCATGAAGGCGATGCATACATGCAAAAAAACTACCCGAATCAAATCGTATCCTTAGGCGGAAAAATCTGGGTAAAAAACCCCTATCTCAAGAAATATCCGGGTATTCATTATGACCCTACGGTCAATATCTTTCAACAAATGGGTCTCTATATGGGCGTGAATCAACTGGCCATGCAGCCAGCTCTCATCCCTGAGCTTCCTAAAAAAGATGGACTTCTTTATAATGCCTTTTACAAAAAAGTACCCAAAAATGAATACTTCATGATGGGTGATAATCGTGACCATTCAAATGATAGTAGATTTTGGGGTAGTGTCCCTTATTCTCTTGTGGTAGGAAAACCTTGGTTTATCTACTTTTCTTGGGACAAAGATTATAAAATACGTTGGAATCGCATTGGTAGATTTATCAATAGTATGCAACTTGATAAGAGTTTTTTAAATGACAAATGAAGAATATATCAATATTATCACTAAAATATTAGCCCTCATGATCGCCATCATCGGTCATGAGATTATGCATGGATATGTGGCGTATCGCTATGGGGATAATACCGCCAAAAATGCGGGACGTCTGAGTATCAATCCCATCAAGCATGTCGATTTAGTCGGTACCATCATCTTACCAGCACTGCTGTTTGTCTCCCATGCACCCTTTTTATTTGGTTGGGCCAAACCGGTTCCTATCAATATGCGAGAGGTCATGAATAATGGCGGTTACAAAGCGGCGATTTTCGTCTCATTGGCGGGTATTGCTTATAACTTTACATTGGCAATTGCGGCAACGGTGATTTTGAGTCAATTGAGCACACCAGAAACTATATTTGGTATCTTTTTCGCGTATTTGATGATTCAAACGATGATTTATAATGTGGTGTTAGGAGTCTTTAATCTCTACCCGATTCCACCTCTTGATGGCTCACATGCGCTCGCATATTTGGCGGCATCAAAAGGGTGGTATGGTATTATGAGATTTTTTGATTCGATTCAACGATATGGCATCATTATCTTGCTTCTATTTATCGCCACACCGCTTTCAAATTACTTTTTTGCCCCGATTGGGTATATTATCAATTATCTTATGAAGCTAGTGTAATCTCTTACACTAGCGCTTCAAACATATCTTTGGTCACAAGATGCAACTCTTGCGCGCCATCAATCGGAGCAAAGATTCCTAAATCTTTATAAAAATCAATCAACGGTGCAGTTTGCGCATGATAGGCTTCGAGTCTATTTTTGACCGTATCAACATTGTCATCTTTTCTAATAATCAAAGCATCCCCACAATAATCACAAACATCTTCCTTCTTTGGCGGATTGAATTGAACGTGAAAAGAAGCACCACATTTTGGACACACTCTTCTGCCTGCGATTCGCTCGATAATTTGACTATCAGGAACATCAAAAGAGAGTACTTTATCTAATTTTTTGCCACTGTCATCTAATAATTTTTGCAAGGCTTGTGCTTGCTTTAAAGTTCGTGGAAAACCATCAAGTACAAAACCGTTGGCACAATCATCTTGTGCTAATCGATCTTGGATGATTCCTATTATTGTCGAGTCTGGGACTAATTTACCTGCGTCCATATACTTTTTTGCTTCCATACCCATGGCGGTTTCATCTGCGATGGCCGCTCGTAATATGTCTCCGGTTGAGATTTGTGGAATATTGTATCGCTCGGTTAAAAATTTAGCTTGCGTTCCTTTTCCGGCTCCGGGTGCACCAAATACCATAAGATTCATATAATCTTCTCCTCTAAATTGTTTCACATATGATATAGTATTTTATTTTAATAAAACCTTTTTATAATAATCCTTATGGTATAATCTCTAAAATTAATTTAGAAGAGAGAAAACGTGAAATTTTTTATAGCAACAGATCATGCGGGTGTTGCAATCAAACCCGACATTATCAAAATATTACAAAATATGGGGCATGACGTCATCGATTTAGGCCCTATGGATGACAGTCGGGTAGATTATCCCGATTATGCTCATAAACTGTGTTTGGAAGTCTTAGCGGACACCCAAGGGGCACACGGTATCTTGATTTGTGGTACGGGTATTGGTATGAGTTTGAGTGCCAATAAGCATGTAGGAATCCGAGCAGCATTGTGTCATGATGCCTATACCGCATCCATGTCACGCGCTCATAATGATGCCAATGTGTTGTGCTTTGGCCAACGCGTTGTCGGACTTGGTGTTGCAGAATCTATACTTCAAGCCTGGTGTGAAACACCGTTTGAAGGTGGACGACATGCCACGAGAGTTGAAAAGATAGAGCTTTAAGCATGACAACTTGGCTTATAACAACCATCCTCTCATCCCTATGTATCTATTTGCTTATTATGGTTTTTTATTACAAAACCTTGCTCAAAAAAGAGAAGCAAGGTAGTGTGTTTATCAAAGAAACTTTAGGGGATGCAGAAGTTGTTATCAGAAAGTACCAAGTTCAACTTCAACGATCATTAGGAAATATGGATATCTTAAGTGATGAACTGAGCAAAGTCAAAAATGATTTAAAATCACTAAGAGCCAGAAATTCACAATATCGGATGGAGAGCGATAAACTAAGAGATAAGATAAAAGAGCTTGAAAGTAAAATCGAGGCACTCCTCTAATGTCCACCCTTATCGCCTACTCTTCCGTATTATTCATCACCGCGATATTTTTATATATCAAAGTAAAACTTTTTAAATAAAGGTTAGAATATGAAAAAACTCAGCCAAAAAGAAAAAGATTTTTTATTGCATTCAATTCGCACAGTAGAAAATTTTCCAAAACCCGGTATCAGCTTTAAAGACATCAGCACCCTTTTGGGGAATGAGAAAGCATTTGGCTTTTTGATGGACCATCTTGTTGATCGATATGAGAGTATGGACATCGACTATATTGCGGGTATTGAGAGTCGGGGCTTTATCTTTGGCGCAGCCCTTGCAGCGAGACTTCATAGCAAATTTGTACCCATAAGAAAACCAGGAAAACTTCCCTATACTACCATCAGTGAAAAATACTCTTTGGAATATGGAGTTGACGAAGTACAGATTCATATCGATGCATTTGAGTGTGACAAAACCAAACCCAATGTCTTGTTGATTGATGATTTGATTGCCACAGGTGGCACAGCCAACGCTTCGGTCAATCTTATCAATAAAGCGGGTGCTACTTGTATTGAGAGTTGTTTTATCATCAATCTTAAATCACTTTGTGGTGATGCTGAGATTAGAAAAACTACGCCGGTCTATTCGGTATTGGAGATTGATTAATGTACATACCAAAAGCGTCAAAATATGACCCAGATAGCGATGGGCATTTCGGAAACTTCGAAAACGATGGATTTTCCTATGGTGGTAGATACGTCCCTGAAACGCTGATGCCTGCCTTGCTTGAATTAGATGCTGCTTACAAAGAAGTGCGATTTGATCAAGATTTTTGGAAAGAAGTGAATTATTATCTGAGTGAATATGTAGGCAGACCCTCGCCACTTTTTTATGCGGAAAATCTCTCCAAAGAATTAAACGCAACCATCTACCTCAAACGAGAAGATCTCAATCATACGGGCGCTCACAAAGTCAACAATACCATCGCGCAAGGCTTACTGGCAAAACGACTTGGCAAAAAGCGCGTCATCGCAGAAACAGGAGCAGGACAGCATGGTGTTGCCACAGCTACCGTTGCGGCACTTTTAGGTTTGGAATGTGATGTCTTTATGGGTGAACTTGATGTGCAAAGACAAGAATTGAATGTCTTTAGGATGAAACTCTTAGGCGCGCGTGTCCACTCCGTCAAAAGCGGGAGTCGTACACTAAAAGATGCCATGAATGAAGCCATCAGATATTGGGTCACCAATGCACGTGATACCTTCTATATCATCGGCACTGTTGCCGGCCCGCATCCTTATCCTATGATGGTGCGAGATTTTCAATCAATCATTGGATATGAAGCCAAAGCGCAAATTCTCAAAAAAGAGGGAAAACTTCCTGATTTTGTCATCGCTTGTATTGGCGGAGGAAGCAATGCTATTGGTATTTTTAACCACTTTTTAGAGGATGCCTCTGTCACATGCATAGGCATAGAAGCGGGTGGTATGGGAATAGACACCCAAGAACACGGATGCAGTTTAGCCAAAGGAAAACCAGGCGTGCTTCATGGACAGATGAGTTATTTACTACAAGATGAAGATGGACAAGTACAAGAAGCTTACTCCATCTCAGCCGGACTTGATTATCCCGGCATTGGACCAGAACATGCGTATTTGAAAGATATCAAAAAAGCGCGATATGAAAATATTACCGACCAAGAAGCACTGGATGCTTTTGTATGGCTCAGCCAAAAAGAGGGAATTATTCCTGCATTTGAGAGTGCTCATGCTATCGCGTATCTTAAAAAAATGAAACAAGAAGAGTTAGACAACAAACTTATCATCATAAATCTATCCGGCAGAGGCGATAAAGATATGATACAAGCCAAATCCATACTCAAATTTTAACAGGAAAAAAACTTGGAAGCCTATTTAATCGAACTGCTACAACACTATGGCTATATCATACTCTATTTTTGGAGTATTTTAGAAGGTGAGATGGGACTCATCATGGCAGGAATCATGTCACATACAGGACATATGAACCTAGCCATTGCTATATTTGTCGCAGGTCTGGGAGGATTTACGGGAGATCAAATCTACTTTTTTATCGGTAGACACAATAAAAAATATGTCTACAAAAAGTTCAAAGGACAAAGAAGAAAATTTGCTTTAGCACATATTTTGTTAAAGAAAAACGGATGGCCCATCATCTTTTCACAACGCTATATGTATGGTATGAGAACTATTATCCCTATTTCCATAGGATTGACCAGGTATAGTGCGAAAAAATTCGCATTTATCAATCTACTGAGCGCATGGTGCTGGGCAACCGTCACCATAACACCCGCGTGGTTTTTTGGAGAAGAGATACTAGTGGTCATCCATTGGGCCAAAGCACATTGGTACTTAGCACTGCCACTTGCGGCGATTTTAGCCGGTGGTATCTATTACTATTTTCACAAAGCAACTGAGAAAAAAATCAAACAAGAGGTAAAAATATGAATTTTAAATTAATCGAAGATCAACTTAAAAACATCAAAGCAGATTGCGAAATTATCTTGGTACTCAATCAAGATATGACGCACAAATGGGTTCAAGATAGCGTTTTATTAGAACAAACTGATTTTCACGCTAAAAGTGACGAAGTTGTCTATTTAGCTTCACTTCAACGTGTATATGCCACACTAGAATCATTAGATCATGATGCCATCAGATTGGCTGTTGCCAATGCATATAAATGTATCAAAAACAACAAATTTGAAACATTAAAACTTGGCATCTATGGTGATACACAAAGTGTGAGTGCTTTGGTTGAAGGTTTTGTTTTAGGTGATTATGCTTTTGACAAATATAAAACTCAAAAAGCCACACACAACATCCATACAGTATTGATTGCCAGTGAGACTTATGACAACCAAAAGATTGACATCCAAGAGGCCAATACCGCCATCGCACGTGCTCAAATCATTGCTAATGCGACCAATGAAGCCAAAGAGATTGTCAATACGGCACCTTATGAAATGACTCCCGTCAAACTGGCTGAGTATGCAAAAAATCTTGCCGATTCCACTGAGGGGATTGAGTGTTTTATCGGGGATGAAACCTTTTTGGAAAAAGAGCAAATGGGAGCATTTCTAGCAGTAGCGAGAGCCAGCAGTGAAAAACCAAGACTCATTCATCTCAGCTATAAGCCTGCCAATGCAAAAAAACGATTTGTTTTTATTGGCAAAGGATTGACATATGATAGTGGTGGACTCAGTCTCAAACCAAGCGAGCATATGGTCAGCATGAAATCAGATAAAAGTGGTGCTTCAGCGGCACTTCATATCATCAAAGCAGCAGCACTTTTGAAACTTCCTTTTGAAGTTCATGCTGTCATTGGCGCGGCTGAGAATATGATTGGGGGAAATGCTTATAAACCTGATGATGTTTTAATCGCACGAAATGGCAAGAGTATTGAAGTGAGAAACACCGATGCAGAGGGAAGATTGGTTTTGGCAGATTGTTTGGATTATGCACAAGATCTCAATCCTGATGCGATGTTTGATCTCGCAACCTTGACCGGTGCGTGTGTTGTTGCACTGGGTGAATACACCAGTGTCGTCATGGGACACAGCAAAGATTTAAAAGAGAGTTTTTTATGCGCCGCGGAGCAAAGTGGTGAACTGGCTGCAACGCTTCCTTTTAACAACTATCTCAAAAAACTTTTAAAAAGTAATGTCGCCGATCTCTCCAATATCTCCAGTTCACGTTACGGTGGTGCCATCACGGCTGGATTATTTTTAGATCACTTCATCAAAGATGAATTTAAAGACAAATGGCTTCATCTTGACATTGCAGGACCGGCTTACATCGAAAAAGATTGGGGTTATAACCAATGTGGTGCCAGTGGTGCAGGTGTGAGAATGTGTACATATTGGATGATTAAAGCAGCAAAGGAAGATGCATAATGGGTTTAGGTGTCGGAATTGTAGGACTTCCAAATATCGGTAAATCAACAACGTTTAATGCCCTCACAAAGGCACAAAATGCTCAAAGCGAAAATTACCCTTTTTGTACTATTGAGCCCAATAAAGCAGTGGTACCTGTACCTGATCCTAGACTCTCTGAACTTGCGAAAATCGTCAATCCCGAAAGATTGCAATATTCTACGGTAGATTTTGTTGATATTGCAGGACTTGTCAAGGGGGCGAGCAAGGGAGAAGGATTAGGAAATAAATTTCTCTCCAACATCAGAGAAGTCGAAGTGATTCTTCATATGGTCCGCTGTTTTGTTGATGAAAATGTCGTCCACGTAGAGGGAGATGTCAATCCACTGCGAGATATTGAAATTATAGAAACCGAACTGATTTTGGCAGATGTGGAACAACTTGACAAAAAGATTGATAAACTCAATCGTCAAGCCAAATTTGACAAAGCAGCCAAAGCGACACTTGAAATTGCCCTAGAACTCAAAGCACATTTAGATGAACTACAACCGGTTAGTAATTTTGCAAAAAAAGAAGATGACCTGTTTATAGAATTAAACAAAGAGCTTAGATTCTTATCGGGCAAAGCCATCATTTATGGTGCTAATGTTGATGAAGATTCGCTCCTTGAAGACAATGAATTAGTAAAAATTGTAAAACAACATGCCCAAGAAGTTGGTGCTGAAGTCATCACACTCTGTGCCAAAATCGAAGAAGAATTAGTCACGCTTGAAGAAGAGGAAGCAGCAGAGTTCCTAGCAGATCTTGGCGTCGAAGAATCGGGACTCAATAAAATTATCCATACTGCTTTTGCAAAGCTGAATTTGATTAGCTATTTTACAGCCGGTGTCAAAGAAGTCCGAGCATGGACCATCAACAAAGGATGGAAAGCGCCAAAGGCCGCATCAGTCATTCACAATGATTTCGAAAAAGGCTTTATTCGTGCTGAAGTTATCAGCTATGAAGATTTTATCGCCTGTCATGGTGAAAATGGTGCGAAAGAAGCTGGAAAGATGCGATTAGAAGGTAAAGACTACGTCGTACAAGACGGTGATGTCATGCATTTTAGATTTAATGTATAGTATTTATCAAATATTTATCTTCTCACTATATGATATGAAAAAAATTAAAGGATAAAGATGAAAAAATTGTTAATCATTGTGATGATTATGTGTTTGGGTATCAGTTTACAAGCTGAAGATATTATCAAGACGTATAATATCAAAGATGCAAAAGGAAATATGGTTTCATTAGAGACAAAAGGGAGTGGTGTCAATTTTCCAGAATTTAAAGGCAAAGTTGTCTTGCTTGCGTTCTTTGGTAGATATTGTCCTCCTTGTATCGCAGAGATTCCTGAGTTGGTCAAACTCCAAAAAGAGTACGGCAAAAATTTTCAAATCGTCGCCATGCACGTCCAACAAAAGATGTCAGATACAGAGTTGCAAGATTTTGTAAGCTCACATAAAATAAACTATACCGTACTTCCTGCCACCGATCAAGTATTTGATTTTGCAAATTTCATATCACAAAGAACCGGATGGAAGGGTCAAATCCCCTACTCTATTCTTTTTGATAAAAATGGAAATGCCATCAAAACATATCTAGGAATGCAAAAAGAAGAGACGCTGACTAAAGACATCACTGATCTTTTTTAATAAAGGAAAAAAATGCAATATACCATCACTCAAGCACTTCCGGGGGCCAGACCTCCGGTACAAATCCCAAATCCGAAAGTGTTGCAAACGCTGGGAGAAGACGGTATGCGCCAACTGGTTTCAGAACACTATGAAATTCTAAAAATCAGTAGCATCAAACACCTTTTCCCTACTACGGATAAGGGGCTTGAGATGGCTAAAAAACATGCTGCAGATTTTTTCATTCAAATTTGTGGCGGTCCAAAATATTTTAATGAATCACGAGGAGCGCCTAAGATGGGGCAACGTCATGCCCCTTTCAAAATCACACCCACTGCGAGAAAAATCTGGCTTGAATCTTACATGATAGTTCTCAAAGATGTTGATTTAGAAGATAGTTTAAAACAATCATTTTGGAATTATCTTGATATCTTTTCAATTTGGATGATCAATACTCCAGAATAAACACCTCGGTCATGTTACCTCATTACTCAAAACATGACCCACGTCCCTCTTATCACATTACTTTTAGACAAGAATTTTAATAAAATTTCATGATTATAATTATAAAAAGACTCTTTACGGTCGCTTTTTTATCATTCTAAAATATTTAATACATTTTTAACACTCATATAATAGAATTTTGCTGTTTTTAGCATAATAATACTGATTGCATTGACATGAAGTTTAAAATTTGTGGGCCAAATCAAAACTTGATGTCACAATAGTAGTAGAAAAATATGAGTAAATTTGTCATGATAATTTTGGTGGAAATCGAAATCATTTGACACAAATTTAACACAATTTTTGTACTATTGCAAACACTAAAACGATAATAAGGAGCGTGGGTATGAATAAGAAGGTATGTATCTCAGTCATGTGTGCATTATGCATCAATGCGTATGCAACAGATTTGGGCAAGATTGAAGTGACAGATTTCAAAACGAGTAAAGTCGTAGAACATGTCAATCAAGAAGAGGTAAAAAGTGCGGATTTGGCAGAATCACTCTCACGAGTGGTACCGAGTATTTCACTGCAAAGACGTAGTGGTATTGCTAATGACATCATTCTAAGAGGTCAGAGAAAAGATGATATTAATGTTCTCATTGATGATGGTAAGATTTATGGAGCCTGCCCTAATAGAATGGATCCTCCAACA
This genomic window from Sulfurospirillum sp. 1612 contains:
- a CDS encoding c-type cytochrome, with translation MRIFFLVFLLCVSVFGEDFITKMEYAKMLYVNPRGIGCDECHGKKGEGKIIAHYKVKGKPRVLKAPPINDLKKEVFFEALRSTHKVMPTYFLTQQEMDILFFYVRSEAAH
- a CDS encoding adenylate kinase — translated: MNLMVFGAPGAGKGTQAKFLTERYNIPQISTGDILRAAIADETAMGMEAKKYMDAGKLVPDSTIIGIIQDRLAQDDCANGFVLDGFPRTLKQAQALQKLLDDSGKKLDKVLSFDVPDSQIIERIAGRRVCPKCGASFHVQFNPPKKEDVCDYCGDALIIRKDDNVDTVKNRLEAYHAQTAPLIDFYKDLGIFAPIDGAQELHLVTKDMFEALV
- a CDS encoding site-2 protease family protein, with amino-acid sequence MTNEEYINIITKILALMIAIIGHEIMHGYVAYRYGDNTAKNAGRLSINPIKHVDLVGTIILPALLFVSHAPFLFGWAKPVPINMREVMNNGGYKAAIFVSLAGIAYNFTLAIAATVILSQLSTPETIFGIFFAYLMIQTMIYNVVLGVFNLYPIPPLDGSHALAYLAASKGWYGIMRFFDSIQRYGIIILLLFIATPLSNYFFAPIGYIINYLMKLV
- the folD gene encoding bifunctional methylenetetrahydrofolate dehydrogenase/methenyltetrahydrofolate cyclohydrolase FolD, which produces MKILDGKALSSKIRAQIKDEIDDLKKSNITPGLAVILVGDNPASKTYVGMKEKACEETGVYSIVHKMPNSISQEKILETIKMINENDNIDGVLVQLPLPKQIDTEKILESLNPDKDVDGFHPFNVGRLVAGLDSFVPCTPLGVMRLLEEYHINVQGLDVCIVGASNIVGKPMMNLMLNAGATVDICHIFTKNLKDHTSKADIVVVGVGKAGLITEDMVKEGAIVIDIGINRLENGKLVGDVDYDATAPKCSYITPVPGGVGPMTIAMLLRNTLKAAKKRKGSSIES
- a CDS encoding MalY/PatB family protein, with the translated sequence MTGFDQQINRIDTNCEKWNKYKDQDIIPAWVADMDFQSPPSLIQALTERVEHGIFGYTGMDDATIEATIAFVKRQHNWDIKKEWIVWTHGVVVSMNLVCRMLAADEEVITTTPIYPHFVKAPHNAKKTLTQVPLKNIDNRWTIDFDTFESSITPSCKLMLLCNPYNPGGTVFTREELERLSAICIAHDLIICSDEIHADLVINPAAKHIPIASLNSDIQKRSITLMAPSKTFNIAGLQSSFVIIPDKELRVRFQKELRGLGGDINVLAITATRVAYQDGDTWLADLKSYLLENFKMIQAFVEHNKNLKMLHHDATFLAWIDCSQLNTPHPYELFLKYGVGLSDGSGFGDKNFVRLNFGTDKKTLTQILSRMQHALNSLK
- the lepB gene encoding signal peptidase I; protein product: MSKLKKLYKFSNSWTGTVIIVLLVIFFVAQAFVIPSGSMKNTLLIGDHLFVKKFSYGVPVPHIPWIEVPVLPDFRGNGHLIDAEGPRRGDIVVFRYPKNVKVHYVKRCVALGGDEILYANKTLYLRFHEGDAYMQKNYPNQIVSLGGKIWVKNPYLKKYPGIHYDPTVNIFQQMGLYMGVNQLAMQPALIPELPKKDGLLYNAFYKKVPKNEYFMMGDNRDHSNDSRFWGSVPYSLVVGKPWFIYFSWDKDYKIRWNRIGRFINSMQLDKSFLNDK
- the purH gene encoding bifunctional phosphoribosylaminoimidazolecarboxamide formyltransferase/IMP cyclohydrolase, which codes for MRALISVSDKEGIASFAKELESLGYEIVSTGGTFRLLKEAGIQAIEISEVTKFPEMFDGRVKTLNPYIHGGILHRRDLESHVQMAQEHDIKGIDLVCVNLYPFKETITKTDDFDEIIENIDIGGPAMVRSAAKNFNDVLIVTDVNDYDRVIEAIKEGKNDVDFRRDFMIKAFEHTAAYDSMIANYMNKKFHDGFGAQQFIVGSKAFDTRYGENPHQKGALYEFDYFFSNNFKTLKGEASFNNLTDINGALKIAASFGEAPAVSIIKHANPCGFAIGANVLDSYTKALQCDPISAYGGVVAINGTLDVALANKINEIFVEVIIAANVDADALEVFASKKRIKIFTQESKYLVQNEDAYDFKHVDGGFVYQNSDRVANDEVEKSKCVSERTASAHEMHDLEIAYKVASLTKSNCVVYVKDAAMVGIGMGMTSRVDAAKCALLKAKDLGLDVTGCAMASEAFFPFRDSIDAAAQAGVKSIIEPGGSIRDDEVIQAANEHKMALYFSGTRHFLH